One stretch of Pirellulales bacterium DNA includes these proteins:
- a CDS encoding amidohydrolase family protein, which yields MRPFEELAARASRRDFLAATSALAALPGIASAAEPQAEPADAARPPSGIVDCQSHLFCAELVARMERRQADPVVFTRDGVRYLRMGDWLRKIPPAYLDVDLKLAAMDAAGIELTALSPNDPGPEWFGDEAPAVARLLNDFTAGVVRRHPRRFIGLCVLPLLTMDAALVELRRCREDLGLRGILLYTNLAGRFVDEAEFRPLFARAVELDLPILLHPAKPLTTDVVKGYEMTSSLGNMFDNTIALTRIIMAGILDEFPGLKLVCPHLGGTLPYIIGRLDHQTQVLKRGPKYLTKAPSEYLKQVWLDVVSPLPLAMRFAYDFSGPDRLLFASDHPWVEPRLILDGLRSLGLPAADEAKILAGNARRLFGLDAA from the coding sequence ATGAGACCTTTCGAAGAACTGGCGGCGCGGGCCTCGCGCCGCGATTTTCTGGCGGCCACTTCGGCGCTGGCGGCGCTGCCGGGCATCGCCAGCGCAGCCGAGCCACAGGCCGAGCCGGCCGACGCGGCCCGGCCGCCGTCGGGCATCGTCGATTGTCAAAGCCATTTGTTCTGCGCCGAGCTCGTGGCGCGGATGGAGCGGCGCCAGGCCGATCCGGTGGTTTTCACGCGCGACGGCGTGCGCTATCTGCGGATGGGCGATTGGCTGCGCAAGATTCCGCCGGCGTATCTCGACGTCGACCTCAAGCTCGCGGCCATGGATGCCGCCGGCATCGAACTGACCGCGTTGAGCCCCAACGATCCCGGGCCCGAGTGGTTCGGCGACGAAGCCCCCGCAGTGGCGCGGCTGCTCAATGACTTCACCGCAGGCGTGGTGCGGCGGCATCCGCGGCGCTTCATCGGGCTATGCGTGCTGCCGTTGTTGACGATGGACGCGGCGCTCGTCGAGTTGCGGCGCTGCCGCGAGGACCTCGGCCTGCGCGGAATCCTGCTCTACACGAATCTCGCCGGACGGTTTGTCGACGAGGCGGAGTTTCGCCCGTTGTTTGCCCGGGCCGTCGAACTCGATTTACCGATCCTGTTGCACCCGGCCAAGCCGTTGACAACCGACGTGGTCAAGGGCTACGAGATGACCAGTTCGCTGGGCAATATGTTCGACAACACGATCGCGCTGACGCGGATCATCATGGCGGGCATTCTCGACGAGTTTCCCGGCTTGAAGCTCGTCTGTCCGCACCTGGGCGGCACGTTGCCCTACATCATCGGGCGGCTCGACCATCAAACGCAGGTGCTGAAGCGCGGTCCAAAGTACCTGACCAAGGCGCCCAGCGAATACCTGAAGCAAGTCTGGCTCGACGTCGTCTCGCCGCTGCCGTTGGCGATGCGGTTCGCTTACGATTTCTCGGGACCGGACCGGCTGCTGTTTGCCAGCGATCATCCGTGGGTCGAGCCGCGGCTGATTCTCGACGGTCTGCGGAGCTTGGGCTTGCCGGCGGCCGACGAGGCGAAGATCCTTGCCGGCAATGCCCGGCGCTTGTTCGGTCTCGACGCGGCATAA